The genome window TGaactttcttccaaaaattagctgtgAACTATGCCCCTTGATATCAGATAATATaaactagagtgccatgcaacctgactatttcttaatatacaactgagcatactgatCTATTATGTCGGTAGCATTAACAGATAAGAAGCGTGCTGATTCGTGAGTGGTTtcacaattacccaaatcgagtcgaacttgcgaggagtgcgaggtagtcctaccacaaagtccatattgatcatctcctaTTTCCACATCataatttctatgttctgtgccaacccactggGCCTCTAGTATttgaccttcacttgctgacaatttggacatatTTCCACAAAGTGCGCTACATTCCTCTATATATCATTCCactagtagacttccttaagatcatggtacatctaggaagagcccgggtgcacgaaatacctagatgTGTGAGCttcgatcatgattctttcccggagaccatccacgtttggaacacatagtcacctttggtaccttagtgtaccatcatcaaTGCCAAGacaaaaggccatggtcttatgcttatgaatcccctccttcaattgtaccaacaatgggtcgttgtattgattttccttgacttccacaacaagtgatgattcggccctattttgcataatcactgctccttcactagaatccgcaagacgaactcctaaactagccaaccgatgaaccttattggccaacggcctttgagaTGCCTCCaaatgagccaaactacccatagattcccggctaagagcatccgctacaaCATTAGACTTCCCCAGATGATAcaaaatatcgatgtcgtaatccttgagtaactcaagccatctactcttcctcagattcaattcctacTATTGGAAAATGTATTGAAAgctcttatggtccatgaatatatccacatggaccccatacagataatgacgccacatttttaatgcaaataccaccaccacaagctctaagtcatgtgttgcatagttcttttcatgattcttgagttgcctagaagaataagctatcaccttgctaTGTTGCATTAACACATACCCAAGTCCGATtattgaagcatcacaatataccacaaacccatttgCACCCTCTGGTAGGTTCAAcatcggtgccgtagtcaatcttgatttcaactcctggaagctcctttcacaagtatctgaccattggaacttatcCACCTTATGCGTCAATTTattcaacggagaggcaagagtagagaacccctccacaaacttcctgtaatatccagctaagcccaagaattTGCGAATCTTagttggagttgtaggtctaggcaaATTTTTCATAGCTGCAATCTTCTGatgatcaaccttaattccttctctggagatgacatgccccaagaatataacagattcaagccaaaattaacatttcgaaaacttcgcatacaacttgtgTTGATATAGAGTTTGTAGAAATGCCCTGaggtgatcggcatggtcctcccgactgcgtgaatatacaaggatatcgtcaatgaacactatcacaaaggagtcaagaaaaggcttgaaaacccggtTCATAATatccatgaaagctgtcggggcatttgttagcgcaaaagacattaccagaaattcaaagtgacCATATCGGGTTTTGAAAGATGTTTTCGGAATATCTAGCTCCCTGATCTTTAAttagtgatacccggatcttaaatcaatcttggagatgttcttagcaccctgcaattggttaaacaagtcatctatccttggcagcgggtacttattcttgatcgtgaccttgttaagctgtcgatagtcaatacacattctcagggacctatctttcttccttacaaaaaggaccggtgctccccaaggcgatacactcatcCGGATGAAACCTctctctaacaaatcctttaattgttcctttagctccttcaattcagttggtgccattctgtagggtagaatagatataggctacgtgcctagcatcacatcaatcccaaaatcaatctccctatctggtgtgatcctagggagctcatccagaaagacctccggaaattcattcacaacaggcacagactcaagtatGGGTGCCTCTGCATCAGTGTCCGTAACCCgaaccaaatggtagatacaccccttgctaatcatcttcgtggccttaaggtaagaaataaacctaccctttggcaccgcatcacccccttccattcaatcactgactcatttggaaattcaaacctaatatTTCTGGTTCGATAATCAAGCTTAgcgaaacatgaataaagccaatccattcccattattacatcaaaattaaccatccccaattcaatgagatcgtccatggtgtcccgaccatgcaccgtgacaacacaatccctttAAACCCacgcggccataatagactcgccaactggagtagatacagagaatggctcgTGAAGctgtttcggttctatcccaaattccatagcaacataaagaGTAACATATGACAAAGTTgaatcgggatcaataagagcatacacatcatgggattggacagtcaatacatgtgtgacaacatctggagaagcctctgaatcccgACGCCTCCACATAGCATAAAATCTATTGGGTCCTcccaaactctgtgcaccacccctagcttcaccatgccctgcgggtgctggggtgcctcgagctggaggaggtgatgTGGATGTAGGCTGCAAAACTAGCTGGCTGCGCCGCACCTCTGCCCATGATCCGATGGGACGAGCGGCAATCCCTCTAAATATAACCCCTCATACCACACCCgtagcatataggtaggtccataaagtaggccccaaagtgcatcctcccacacttagggcatgggggcctccgctgctactggaatctccctccaggcCGACCTTGCTGGTGGGGTCCTCTATTGCCCTGACTAGGCTAGAATGgctgtgcacccatcgaagactgaGCGAATGAATGAACGAATGACTAAGATGGCCCTGATAACCCTCCTctaaatgccgacctaccaccaccagaagaactaCCCAAGTTGCCCGCGgtccgggccttgctgctaccctTACACTCCTTTCTATTTTTTAGTTTACGGTCCGCTGTAGCTTGAGCAAActccaccatcttcccatagttcatatcagaattcaaggcagcggtagcggcctcattaataaccaaggggctatgGACCTGGAAAAACCGGcccactctagcctccatagtgggcaacatgtgaatagcatacttgaaCAGGTGCACGAactccatatgatactcccacacattcatgtTATCCTGCTTCAGGCTCTCGATCTCAGTGGCATGGGCCGCCTTAGTCtcgacaggcaagaaatgatccataaaggcatcggtgaactcactccatctctccggagggctcccttcctcacgggactcctcccacatctcaaaccaagaataggccacccctttcaggtggtaggaggccaactccactccctccgtttcagtagcacgcataactctgagagtcttgtgcatctcatcaatgaagtcctgggggtcctcctcagtatcagtacctgtgaacactggaggatccaagtGGAGAAATCTGTTCACCCTGAAACTAGCGGAATCCCCTGGCtaactagaagaagtgggtgcaacattcgatctctgggcctggaagtccactatctgagccaacatatgtatggctcccctaagatccccatcagaaacactGAGACcagaagctggagctggaggtggaactggaatatcagttggagggaccattGCACCCTgagtaggtgtaggaactggtgcagTCTGAACAGGAATAGTAGATTTAGGCGGTGTAGtaattgggggaatatcctcacccctcgagtgctcacccgcatcatcaaatatataatcaactgccactcctggggtgacattggctccttggcccgacctcggggagcaggaccgacgctcaaccgagatacactggccgagcaagcctttacaataccttctacccaactcacccatgaataaacaGAAAAATACATTTCATTAACTAGATAGTAAGAGGTCATATGAATAACACTAGTTCACTTCCATTATGTCATTAACAAGTTCCCAAAACAGTACAATATACATTCGTAGTTAAAGTAGGACAGATGAAACAATTACAACAAGTTtagttcaaccttcccaaaacaggatacaacccacactaagtctacagagcctctaatagaaATAAAAAATGCTACGACAGTGCCGGTAACAAggtcccgactatacctcaaaacactatgtacaTGGAATAAGAGCTATAGGACCCCAAAATGAAGCGAGGCTCACCAAtccagctgaggagagggtgtgttgctatcactaatcaataccaCCGGCTAAggaaccacttgcatctattaaatatgcagcgctcccgataaaagggacgttagtacatgtcgaatagtattagtgcgaaaaccaaacacctatgtaaggacttggaaatacaacatgaatatgatgaatcatggtaacaaaaaAGGGGCTTTGTTAGCCGTTAAAGTcgtagcaaatttattaagagctttcaacaacatttataaattcataagtcggggatcctctacaactacctttacacaaagcggacctaccgcctcaccccaacatatgcggatggaggtgcaatcacaatacaagaaactctacacaaagaggccctgtCGCCTctccccaatgtatgcaggtggaggtgtattcacaatgccacaaaCTCTATACAAAatggccatgccgcctcaccccgatgtatgcgggtggaggtgtattctcaataccataactctacacaaagcggtcccgccgcctcaccccaatgtatgcgggtagaggtgtattaATAAAGCCACATTTCGTATTCCCAAAacaataatagtttgtacaaaagagttcccttttaaatcaaccatttggcacctttggcctttgcaagtgtaagttcataaggtttcatcatgtgagaaataagtgtttaatcacattgatttcatacaagatcttcttcccaaaaggggtataacatagTTAAGTCAAAAACTGAGAATCATTACCACGcgagggttctaacacgttatgccaatcgggaatcaattttactagtttgaataccccacatcaatagcgtgtcaagttcgactacacatgatagaactttacaaggattcgggaattccgatactagaagaagagtttagccttcatacctcgctttgagctttccttaattcactacaaaGTTccagaaatcctagcaacttcgatctatttagagacatggCAAAATTGAACACTAATTAGGaggatattcatggtttcagctcatttgagcattttatcaaacactaggtgtgcgaatttgattacaagattcttccacaagatttccttcactccataactaattcaataccaagagtttactcatactaGTTCAATTACCTCCCTACCATCATCAtagctacatgcatgcataaataacaactctcatacccaagaatcatacacCCAATTACCCATCTTTTTgctaaactcgaaattgaagactagggttagaaccttacctcttggataaagaacttgtgagttttccttgttaattatccaagtcttgagcaaggattgatgacaattagcctagggttttatcttctctctctagaatactctcacttctctctaaaatatcaaatttctACCTTCAAAATGAGACCCAAGGGATtttaatcaaaatagggtcgggtaaatAAAGCCCCGACacagatatgcggtcgcatatgtgaccgcataatgcttctgtggtccgcaatatggaccgcataatggccctacGGAACTAGGCACTTCTGCCTCATTCTGCGatcggtctgcggtccgcagaccaattcttcggtcgcataatgcgccgcggAACTCCTCTCCGAAAATTCTTTTGTTGGATCTACGATGGGTTGTGTGGCCCGTGAAATAATTTTGCGACCGCATACTGGACcacataatggtccaaaaatttgCCTAGATTTCTGCTTTAGTCTGCAGCAGATCTGCGGTCCACAtatcagttctgcgaccgcagaatggactgcagaaatgccatgcacttccaaaaaattttcttcaactccccaacgcactgttcaatccaaaaagtccgaacaaCGGCTCGCAAGCTTGCCGCAAAGAATCTCTACATTCATCAGCACATAAGTCTACCACGACATCACAAAACCCCGGGTTTTGGGTGAAATTATTTGGGGCCTTACATCCATTTACTATTCTACAAAGAACTCATCAACTCACAGCTATTAATGAGTAGGGAGTAGAAGcattacatttttgaagttaaatcctcttgaattcgagttctagggtttcttttgTTAATAATGATGCCTCGATCGAATATCTAATGTTGAAAGGTTTACCCCTATTAATAAGATGTTGGAGAACTAAAATTAATTTAGAATtatcattagaacttaccttggatgatggagggacctaGGAGGAAGttgggttcttgagagcttcccttgcTAGAGGAAATTTATGTGTTTGGTGTGTAAGGAACGAGGTAGGTCCTTTAAAATGAATTTACAAGTGCCATTTCACACAGTTGAAGGCCCAAAAGCACACCTGACCGTGCAGCAAGGGCAGTGACACTGCCTTGAGTGCGATATAGTGCACTTGATGATTCTTCATGCAGCTGATCGCACATACTGCGCATTCTGCAGTAAAACACGCATAATGTTTTGCACAGAGATCGAATTGGGCTACTAAAAAATACAATTGGAAAGGTATTTTAAAGttatacaactttcatgttttaagtTTTCTCAAGTTCCTTTGGGCTGGAAGACAGACcttccataaacttagtcgattctttcaaatcttatgcacctcacttACCGTCTTGATTCCAACACAACTATTTCAACCCATCatcatcccgataggacttcacaagtctaaaatatcacattaatactcatttaacacaTCCACACCTAATGTGAATTTACGGAGTGCTACATTATCTCCCCCTTGGGATCATTCGTACTTGAATGATTGTCCTTACTGTAGCTACGGCTAACTCTGGACCTTAAAGAGGATTGATGGAGATATGTGAACACTGAACTGTCATGAATACATGCATACTAAATTGAATGAATACATGATTACTGAATTATTGTGATATTAAACTGAATAGGTACTGAACTGAATGACTACTGAACTGACTGAAACTAAGTTGAATGAATACTGAAAGACATAGAGATTATAATATAAGGTCTGAATGAAAAGGTTAGTTAGCTTCTGCATTTTTCGCTTGCACTTCAAAGAGATGGGATATCTGGACTTCATGTCCTCTTCGGCTTCCCACGTAGCCTCTTCAACCTTCTGATTCCTCCAAAGAACATTCACTAAATCAACTTCCTTAGTTCTCAGCTTGCGGATTTGACGATCAAGAATAGTCACTGGAATTTCTTCGTAAGTTAGGTTATCTTTAACCCCTGTAATATCTGTAAGAACTACAAGAGATGGGTCTCCCATgaatttcttcaacatagacacatgaaacccTAGGTGTACAAGAGCTAATTCTtgtggcaattctaactcataagccacTTGTCCGATCTTTCACAGGATTCTATATGGCCCAATATAGCAGGGACTAAGCTTCCCCTTCTTTTCAAATCTCATAAAGCTTTTCATAGGCGAAACATTCAGAAACACCCAATCATTAGCTTggaactctaagtctctacgCCTCATGTTTGAATAGGACTTTTGGAAACTCTGAGCCGTCTTCAAACACTCTTGACATACCCTGATAGACCAAATTGGGTCCCAACGACTCCACTTCACCaacttcaaaccaaccaattggtgATCTACACCTTTGCCCATACAGAGC of Nicotiana tomentosiformis chromosome 7, ASM39032v3, whole genome shotgun sequence contains these proteins:
- the LOC138895729 gene encoding uncharacterized protein — translated: MDHFLPVETKAAHATEIESLKQDNMNVWEYHMEFVHLFKYAIHMLPTMEARVGRFFQVHSPLVINEAATAALNSDMNYGKMVEFAQATADRKLKNRKECKGSSKARTAGNLGSSSGGGRSAFRGGLSGPS